A single region of the Brassica rapa cultivar Chiifu-401-42 chromosome A03, CAAS_Brap_v3.01, whole genome shotgun sequence genome encodes:
- the LOC103861440 gene encoding probable polygalacturonase — MWRLSISVVFLPCIAAFLLTALSSAYGYGDSEATCSGIVPLRYRNDKISITDFGGVGDGRTVNSKAFRAAIYRIQHLRRRGGTVLYIPPGVFLTESFSLTSHMTLFLARGAVIKAVQDTRNWPLIDPLPSYGRGRELPGARYMSFIHGDGLRDVFITGQNGTIDGQGEVWWNMWRSRTLKFTRPNLIEFKNSKEIIISNVIFQNSPFWNIHPVYCSDVVIHHVTILAPQDSPNTDGIDPDSSNNVCIEDSYISTGDDLVAIKSGWDEYGIAFGRPSSNITIRRITGSSPYAGIAIGSETSGGIKNIVAEHISLSNMGLGVNIKTNIGRGGYIKNIKISNVYVENAKYGIKIAGDTGDHPDAFYNPNALPIVKGIHINNVWGVNVQNAGSIQGLKGSPFTGICLSEINLHGSLNSYRTWKCSDVIGTSLKVSPWPCSELRTTSGSYSCSSTF, encoded by the exons atgtgGCGACTCTCGATATCTGTTGTCTTCCTCCCATGCATCGCCGCTTTTCTACTCACAGCTCTTTCTTCAGCGTATGGCTATGGCGACTCGGAGGCGACATGTTCAGGAATAGTTCCCTTAAGGTACCGGAACGATAAGATCTCTATAACAGACTTTGGCGGCGTCGGGGACGGAAGGACGGTGAACAGTAAGGCGTTTAGGGCGGCGATATATAGGATTCAGCATCTGAGGAGGAGAGGAGGCACGGTGCTGTACATACCACCGGGAGTGTTTCTAACGGAGAGCTTCAGTCTCACTAGCCATATGACTCTCTTCTTGGCCAGAGGCGCTGTTATCAAAGCTGTTCAG GATACAAGGAATTGGCCATTGATTGATCCTTTGCCATCTTATGGAAGAGGGAGGGAGTTACCAGGGGCACGGTATATGAGCTTCATTCATGGTGATGGCCTTCGTGATGTATTCATCACTG GACAAAACGGGACAATAGACGGTCAAGGGGAAGTGTGGTGGAACATGTGGCGCAGTAGAACACTAAAGTTTACAAGACCGAATCTAATCGAGTTCAAGAACTCTAAGGAGATCATAATCTCCAATGTTATTTTCCAGAACTCACCCTTCTGGAACATTCACCCTGTCTATTGCAG TGATGTTGTTATCCATCACGTTACCATCTTAGCTCCACAAGATTCCCCTAACACCGATGGAATCGATCCAG ATTCCAGCAACAACGTCTGCATAGAAGACTCCTACATCTCAACAGGGGACGACCTTGTAGCCATCAAGAGCGGTTGGGACGAGTACGGAATCGCTTTTGGCCGTCCAAGCTCAAACATAACGATACGCCGCATCACAGGATCTTCTCCGTACGCAGGTATCGCAATAGGAAGCGAAACATCAGGAGGAATCAAGAACATCGTAGCAGAACATATCAGTCTCTCCAATATGGGCCTTGGAGTCAACATCAAGACAAACATTGGTCGTGGAGGATACATCAAAAACATCAAAATCTCTAACGTCTATGTTGAAAACGCAAAGTACGGGATCAAGATCGCTGGCGACACGGGAGATCACCCTGACGCATTTTATAACCCGAACGCTCTTCCAATCGTTAAAGGAATACATATTAATAACGTTTGGGGGGTTAACGTGCAAAACGCCGGCTCCATTCAAGGCCTTAAGGGTTCACCTTTTACAg GAATATGTCTGAGTGAGATTAATCTACATGGAAGTTTGAACTCGTATCGGACGTGGAAGTGTTCCGATGTTATTGGAACATCACTCAAGGTCAGCCCTTGGCCTTGTTCAGAGCTGAGAACTACCAGCGGGTCTTATTCGTGTTCTTCCACCTTCTGA